The segment CCTTGAGCGAAAAGGACGAGATGCAGTTCTGTTTTCAACCCTTGTATCAAGATCGGGGCGAAACAACGACCGGCTGGAAGATTCAGGGTAAGCCGTCCGGCAAACAGATCCTGCTGGCCAGCGTCCATCACAGCTTTCCGCAACACGACAGCATGGAAAAGGTGGCGAACAATTTGCAGGTAGCCACAGATCTGCTTGCCGGGAACACGTTCATCTCTGCCCACCGCAAATGGTGGAACAACTATTACCCACTCAGCTTCCTGACCATTGATGATCCGGAAAAGGAAGCCTTCTACTGGATCCAAATGTATAAATTTGCATCGGCGACCCGTGGCAACGGACCGGTGATGGATTTGATGGGGCCGTGGTACCACAGCACGTTCTGGCCAATGGTCTGGGGCGATTTGAATGTCGAACTGCAGTACTGGACGCACCTGACGGCCAACCGACTGGACGTTGGCTCCTCACTGTGCAACTGGTTCGATAAACATGAGGCGCAGCTATTTAAGAATGTGGCCGAGCGCTGGAAAGAAAGCGCCGGTCTGGCCACGTTGTTTCCGCAAGATCTAGTGGCAGGCCAAGGCGCGACCGTGCCGGACATGCTCTGCTGGATTCTTCACGATTACTGGCTGCACTGTCAGTTCGCGGGCGACCGCGATCGGATCCGTGAGGGATTGTTCACTAAACTTCGTGGCGTAGGAAATAGCTATCTGAACTATCTGAAGGACAATCCGGTGTCATCCGACGACGGAAAAATACACATCAAGATGAGCTGGTCGCCAGAATACCCTGGTGGTCGCGGGAAGGACATCAATTTCACCATCGGGTTGATGAAGTGGTGTTTCCAAACCCTGCTCGACATCAACCAAGAGCACAGCCTGAACGATCCGCTGACGAATGAGTGGCAGAACATCGTCGACAATCTGGTCGACTTCCAGATCGATGACAACGGTCTGCGCGTCGGCAAGGAGATTCCTTTCGACAAGCCGCACCGCCACTATTCTCACCTGCTGCCTTTCTATCCGCTGGCTGTCCTGACCCCGGACACCCCGGAAGGCAAACAGCTTATGCGCACTTCGCTGGATCACTGGCTGGACGTAACGTTCAACAGTGGCATTAAAGTGACTGCGATGCCGGTGACTGGTTATACCGCAACCGGGGCCGCTTCCATGTACGCGTGGCTTGGCGATTCAGATCAGGCGTATCACTATCTCAACTACTTGATCAAGCACGATCGCGTATCTCCGACGACGATGTACGCCGAAGGAAATCCAGTGATCGAAAGCCCGCTCTCTTTTGCTACCTGCATTCACGACATGCTGCTGCAAAGTTGGGGCGGTGTTCTACGTGTCTTTCCTGCGTCGCCCAAGCTGTGGGACGATGTTGCCTTCAAGGATCTGCGCGGGCAAGGAGCTTTCCTGGTCAGTGCCAAAAAGCAGGCGGGGGCGACTCAGTTCGTGACCGTAAAAAGTTTGATTGGTTCGCCTTGCGTGGTGCGGACAGACATCCCGAACCCGAAAATCACGATCGACGGCTCTCACGTAACGATCATTGCCCGCGAGGACGGTAGTTATGAAGTCCCACTCAAAAAAGGGCAAAGCGTCACGTTTGCGCCAGTTGCTTTGGGACAAGTTGATTTGACGATCAAACCGATCCCAGTCGCCGAATCGGATCGCAATCTGTTCGGGCTGAACGAGAAGACCACTCGGCTGCCGGGCCACCAGCACTATTACAAAGAGGCGTCTGCGGCCACCAGCCGGAAACCGCCCACGGCTTCGAAGCAGAAACGGGTCAAACGTGAACCAATTCCGCGCGTCCGGTAGAAAGAAAAGAAGTCTAGGCGGCTATCATGCTTGGGAGAGTCGGGACATGGTCAACGGGGTACACCACGGACCGATCACCGACAAAGAGTCGGGGTGGATGACAAGCGCCGAGTACGCCGATGGCGAAGTCG is part of the Rubripirellula reticaptiva genome and harbors:
- a CDS encoding glycosyl hydrolase family 95 catalytic domain-containing protein translates to MNMKTTLIVVVLSGWFGLAIAADNVAASETEIEFQSFLAQHDMVWDRIPNRWEVAPYTGNGNVGFLFYQAQGEAKNVISIYTGRHDYYDHRAPHDGDELLWIYRSRLPLGHFNLTSDGDITAVDLRLDLWNAELTGTVNTNKGSYAVRGFSHSLHDVIYFETNADHESIKVSWHPDVPKAPVRTTLENGGGPKGASWNKMREAPYELPPEPTLSEKDEMQFCFQPLYQDRGETTTGWKIQGKPSGKQILLASVHHSFPQHDSMEKVANNLQVATDLLAGNTFISAHRKWWNNYYPLSFLTIDDPEKEAFYWIQMYKFASATRGNGPVMDLMGPWYHSTFWPMVWGDLNVELQYWTHLTANRLDVGSSLCNWFDKHEAQLFKNVAERWKESAGLATLFPQDLVAGQGATVPDMLCWILHDYWLHCQFAGDRDRIREGLFTKLRGVGNSYLNYLKDNPVSSDDGKIHIKMSWSPEYPGGRGKDINFTIGLMKWCFQTLLDINQEHSLNDPLTNEWQNIVDNLVDFQIDDNGLRVGKEIPFDKPHRHYSHLLPFYPLAVLTPDTPEGKQLMRTSLDHWLDVTFNSGIKVTAMPVTGYTATGAASMYAWLGDSDQAYHYLNYLIKHDRVSPTTMYAEGNPVIESPLSFATCIHDMLLQSWGGVLRVFPASPKLWDDVAFKDLRGQGAFLVSAKKQAGATQFVTVKSLIGSPCVVRTDIPNPKITIDGSHVTIIAREDGSYEVPLKKGQSVTFAPVALGQVDLTIKPIPVAESDRNLFGLNEKTTRLPGHQHYYKEASAATSRKPPTASKQKRVKREPIPRVR